The DNA region ATGAGTTCCTTTAAATTCATTTATTAAAGAAAGATTTCCGTAATCGAAAATCTTGTCAAACTTATGCTGCTTTTCTAAGATATCAGCATCGGCTTTGCCTTTATGATTAGTAGTAAATGCCTTAATCTTTTTCTGCATCCGTTCAGGCGGACGAACCCATCCATAATGATAAACCGCAGCATCCGCCTCAACTACTTTCAGCTTATAAGTTCCTTCTTGCTGTCTGTAATTAATTCCGTCAAACTTTGGTATTCTACGAAATGATTGTGCTGACTCCCATGAATGAATTTCAGGATCGTTTTTTACTATTCTGATTTCTTTACGATACCAACAATGGTTGTCTTGATAATGATTATAATCTCCCCAGAAATGAACATAATTAAAAAGCAAACCTTCTACTTCAGTATCATCTTGATATTTCTTACATTTTTCCTTAATCCCGTCAAGGTATTTTTCATGAATCACCTCATCTGATTGAAGATAGAAAATCCATTTCCCACTACAAAGATTCTTGGCAATATCTGTTTGATGCGCATGCTCCATGCCTCGAGGAAATTTTTCTATATCCCAAACGGTATCAATAATTTTAATCTTATCACTATCAATACTTTCAACTTCTTTCCGAGTAAGATCGTCCTCATCACTATCACCTAATACAACAATAAACTCATCAACAATTGGCAAAATGCTCATGATTGCCTGCTTCATAGGATAATATAGCTTATGAGCATTTTTCCCCATTGAAATTCCACTTATTCCTGTCTTTTTTTCCATAAAATTAATACATCTGAAGTTCGTGTAATTTCTTATACATACCGTCTTTTATGGCTATCAGCTCTTCATGTTTTCCTTGTTCAACAATTTCACCATCGTTAAGTACGACAATAAGATCGGCATACTTAACAGTAGAAAGTCTATGTGCAATAACAATAGATGTACGATTTTCCATTAATTTAATTATGGCATCCTGAACTAATTTTTCCGATTCGGTATCAAGAGCAGAGGTTGCTTCATCAAGAATTAATATGGGAGGGTTTTTTAATACTGCACGTGCAATACTGATACGTTGTCTTTGTCCGCCTGAAAGCTTACTACCGCCTTCCCCAATATTTGTTTGATATCCTTCGGGTAATTCCATAATAAAATCGTGAGCATTAGCTACTTTGGCAGCGGCAATAACATCTTCTTCTTTAGCATCATCAAAACCAAATGCTATATTATTAAAGAAAGTATCGTTAAATAATATCGATTGTTGACTTACTATCCCCATCAGTTGTCTTAAAGATTTAATATTCAAATCTTTAACATTTACACCATCAATTATTACTTCTCCATCCAAAACATCTATAAACCGAGGCAGAAGATCTACAAAAGTAGACTTCCCCGATCCGGAACGACCTACTAAAGCTATGGTTTTTCCTTTTTCAATACTAAGGCTAACATTTTTTAATACCCTTTCTTTATCATATTTAAAAGATACATTTTTATATTCTATCGACTTATCAAAATCTCTTTTTACAATAGCATTATCTTTTTCGTATATCTTATTTTCAGCATCCAAAATCTCATCTATTCTATCTACAGAAGCAAGACCTTTGAGTAAATTAAAATATGCTGTTGTAATAGATTTTGAAGGATTAATAATTTGTGAAAAAATTGCGAGATAGGCAATTAAACTTGAAGGAGTAATATTTCCCGTTCCTTCGAGAGCAATTTTCCCTCCATACCATAAAACCACAACAAGAACGCTAATACCAAGAATCTCACTCACAGGACTGGCTAATTGTTGCCTGCGAAAAACCCTCAGTAATAATCTGGTATATGTATTATTTGTATTTTTAAACTGATGATTTATCTTTTTTTCTGCATTAAAAGCCTTAATAATTCTTAATCCAACAAGAGTTTCTTCTAAATGTGATATTATTAAACCCAGTTTTTTTTGTCCTTTTAAAGATGTTGCCCTTAGTGATTTTCCGATTCGTCCAATTATTAGTCCACTTACCGGCAATAAAATAATAACAAATATGGTAAGGTTAATACTTATAGAAAAGAGTGCAAATAAATAAACAATAATCAGAATAGGATCTCTCAGAAGCATTTCTATCGACCGTATTATAGAGGCTTCTACTTCTTGAACATCTTGCGACATTCGGCTTATAACATCTCCTTTCTTTTCTTCAGAGAAAAAGCCAAGAGGAAGTGACAATATCTTGCTAAACAGTATATTTCTCATATCTCTTACTACTCCCGTTCTAACAGGAAGCATGAAATACTTTACAGAATAAACAAAAATATTTTTAAAAATCGTTGTTATAATCACCAGTAAACCGACAAAAAACAGAGCGTTTAATTTTCCTTGATTCACGATTATATCGCTCATAATGAAATTAAAATTATGAAGGAATGATTCCATATTCAATTCCCAGGGAACAGCTTCTGCAACAAGATCTACCTGACCAAAAAGAAGGTTAAGAAACGGCACTATAAGAGCAAGCGTAGAAACCGAAAAAATTGCGGTAAGTATCATAAATATAACACTTACAACTAGGTTCCATTTATATGGAATTACATACTTAGAAAATCTATATAATTTATCCATTAAGACTCTATCTATTTGTCTAAAAACTTGTTATTCCGGTATAGTTAGATGGTGTAATTGCTTTTAGTTCTTTTTTTACTGCTTCAGAAATATCCAATTTATCAATAAATTCATGAATTACTTTCTTATTCATTTTTGTACTTACTCTTGTTAATGCTTTTAGAGCTTCGTAAGGATTAGGATAGTTTTCTCTACGTAAAATTGTTTGAATAGCTTCTGCCACAACGGCCCAATTATTTTCCAAGTCTTCAGCTATTTTAGCTTCATTTAATATTAACTTTCCTACCCCTTTTCTTAAAGATTTATATGCCAATAAACTATGAGCCAAAGGAACACCTAAATTTCTGGTAACGGTTGAATCTGTTAAATCGCGTTGCAAACGAGAAATAGGAAGTTTTGCAGATAGATGCTCAAAAATAGCATTTGCCATTCCAAGATTTCCTTCAGAATTTTCAAAATCTATAGGATTTACTTTATGTGGCATAGCCGATGATCCTACTTCTCCTTTTTTTATTTTCTGCTTAAAGTATTCCATAGAGATATATGTCCAAACATCTCTATTTAAATCTATTAGTATAGAATTAATACGTTTTATATTATCAAAAAAAGCTGCCATATAATCATAATGCTCAATTTGAGTAGTTGTTTGTAAACGATACAAGCCTAACTTCTCTTTTATAAAACGATTTCCAAAATCTCGCCAATTAATATTTGGAAAGGCAACAATATGAGCATTAAAATTACCTGTTGCGCCCCCAAATTTTGCAGCAAAAGGAATGCGATCAAGCATCTTTAGTTGAGCTTCTAAACGCTCTACAAAAACATAAATTTCCTTCCCTAATCGGGTTGGCGATGCCGGCTGACCGTGGGTACGAGCTAACATTGAAATTTTCTTCCATGATTTTGCTCGCTGCTTAATTTCAAGAACCAACAATTTCAACTCGGGTAATACAACATTCTGAAAACCTTCTTTTAAAGAAAGTGGAATTGCTGTATTATTAATATCCTGAGAAGTAAGTCCAAAGTGAATAAATTCTTTATAATCAGATAAACCCAGGCTATTAAAGCGTTCTTTTAAGAAATACTCAACCGCTTTAACATCATGATTGATAAGCTTTTCTATTTCTTTAATTCTTTCTGCATCTTCTTCAGAGAACTGTAAATAAATACGCCTTAAACTATCAAATTTTGTTTTAGGAACTGACTCTAACTGAGGGAGAGGATACTCACACAAAGCAATAAAGTATTCAACTTCAACTCTTACGCGATAACGGATTAAACCTTTCTCAGAAAAATAAGTACTTAAGTTTTCATTCTGAGAACGATATCTGCCATCTATAGGACTTATTGCATTTAAAGAAGATAAAACCATTTATAATAATTTCGTATAATTTGCAGCAAAACTACAAAAGATTGTCCGATAAACATTTATGAAAAAATATAAAATAACACAAAATATATTTTATTAATACGCACAAGAAACATAGAGATAAGAATTATTTTTACCTTTGACTTATATCTAATAATAAAAACATGATACAAGAAAACTTACTCGAATATTTCGAGAAGAGCATTCAGCTCAATTGGGACAGAAAAGCACTCTCTAATTATAATGGAGCAACTTTCTTATATAAAGATATAGCCGAAAAAATAGCGCGCTATCATATTTTATTCGAAAAAGCAGGTATTAAAAAGGGTGATAAAATTGCGTTAATCGGTAAAAACTCAATAGGATGGGCAGTTAATTATATAGCAACATTAGGTTACGGAGCGGTTGCCGTTCCTATTTTACCCGATTTTACAGCAAAAGATATTTATAATATTGTTGAACATTCTGATTCTAAACTTCTTTTTATTTCCGATTTTATTTGGCCAAATGTTAAAGCAGAAGGATTTAAAAGTATAGAAGCAATTTTTTCATTAGAATCATTAGACCTCTTAACTGATAACACCGGAAATCATCAAGAAATTCTTGATAACTTAGATATTAATTTCAAAACAAAATTCCCTAACGGTTTAAATGTTGCGGATTTTAAATTAGCTGAAATTAATAATGATGAACTTGCAATGATTAGCTATACTTCCGGAACAACAGGATTTTCTAAAGGTGTTATGCTAACACATAATAGCCTATCTGCAAATGTACGCTTTGCTAGAAATAATATGCCTTTGGAAGCGGGTCATAATATATTATCATTTTTGCCTTTAGGACATTCTTACGGCTTGGCTTTTGAATTATTATTTCCTTTTTCTGTTGGATGTCATATAACATTTCTAACAAAAGTACCTTCGCCACAAATTATTATGAAAGCTTTCAGCGAAGTAAAACCTAATCTAATCCTATCGGTTCCTTTGATTATTGAAAAGATTTTCAAGAATCAAGTTTTACCACAGATTAGTAAACCACTGATGAAGGTTCTTTTAAAAATTCCTATTCTTAATAATGTGATTTATAAAAAAATACTTGACAAGCTAACCACCGTCTTTGGTGGAAACTTTAAAGAATTAGTTATTGGGGGAGCACCTTTTTGTCAACGTGGCGAAAGCTTCTTTAAAAGAATCGGCTTTCCTTTTGCTATCGGATACGGAATGACAGAATGCGGACCACTTGTCTCCTATGCTTCTTGGACTGAATTCAGACCAGGAGCTGTTGGAAAACCCGTTGACACCTTAGAAATCAGAATCGATTCTACCGATCCGATTAATGAAATTGGAGAAATTCAGATGAAAGGTGAAAATGTAATGATTGGCTATTACAAAAATGAAAAAGCTACCAAAGAAAGTTTTACTGAAGACGGATGGTTAAAATCCGGAGATCTTGGTCATTTCGACAAAGATGGATTCATATACATTAAAGGTCGCAATAAAAATATGCTTTTAGGTGCTTCCGGTCAGAATATCTATCCCGAAGAAATTGAAAGTAAATTAGCCAATCTTCCATACGTTATGGAATCTTTAGTAGTAATGAGAAATAAAAAGCTTATTGCGCTTGTTTATCCAAATATGGAAAAAGCAAAAACAGACAAATTAAGTACTGAAGTATTAGAGAAAATAATTAAAGGTCATAAAAAAGAAGTGAACAAACATTCTCCGGCTTATATGCAAATTTCTGATATTGAAATACAGGAAAAAGAATTTGCAAAAACACCAAAACAAAGTATAAAGCGATATTTATACCAATAATGATATTCCTTTTTAGATATAAAAAAAGCTGCTTCAAAAATGAAGCAGCTTTTTTTATTTATGCTTGAGCCGTTGGCCCTCCCATTGTAAAAGGAATTCCGCCATCACCTTTCGGTTCTTTAATAGGACCGTTCATAGCTTCAAACTTTTTAATGTTTTCTGCCAGTGCCTTATAAAGACGTTTAGCGTGTTCAGGAGTTAAAATAATACGCGATTTCACCTTTGCTTTGGGTACTCCGGGCATCATTTTCACAAAGTCCACAACAAATTCGGCATGTGAATGAGTAATTATAGCTAAATTGGAATAAATTCCTTCAGCCACTTCATCACTCAGTTCTATATTAACTTTATTCTCTTTTACTGGATCTGCCATCTTTTCAATATTTATTTATTCGGTTACTTCTTCTCTCGAATCAATTAAAGTCTGATACTCTTCTTTTGAGCCTACAATCAGATCTCCATATTCACGTAAGCCTGTTCCTGCAGGAATCAAGTGACCAACAATTACATTTTCTTTCAATCCTTTTAGCGAATCGCGTTTAGCATTGATAGCAGCATTTGTTAGCACTTTAGTCGTTTCCTGGAATGATGCAGCAGAAATAAAGCTTTTAGTCTGCAATGATGCCCTTGTGATACCTTGTAAAATCTGACGACCAGTAGCAGGTTGAGCTTCACGTGCAACAATTAAAGCTTTGTCTTTACGTTTCAATACAGAGTTTTCATCGCGAAGTTTACGAGCTGTAATCATTTGACCAGCAATACAATTTTCAGAATCTCCGGCTTCTTCTACAACTTTTTGTCCGAAAACAAGATCATTTTCTTCTAAGAAATCTACACGGTTAACCAATTCATTTTCAAGAAATTTAGTGTCTCCGGGATCATCAATCTCTACTTTACGCATCATTTGACGAACAATAGTTTCAAAGTGTTTGTCATTAATTTTTACACCTTGTAAACGGTATACTTCTTGCACTTCGTTAACAATATATTCCTGAACCTTCATAGGTCCTTTAATTGCTAAAATATCAGCAGGAGTCATAGCACCATCAGATAATCTAGTTCCAGATTTAACAAAATCGTTTTCCTGAGCTAAGATTTGCTTAGAGGTGGAAATCAGATATTTTTTCTGTTCTCCGGTTTTAGAAGTAATAATTACTTCACGATTTCCTCTTTTAAGTTTCTTACCAAAGGAAACAACACCATCAATCTCTGCAACCTTAGCGGGATCAGAAGGATTACGAGCTTCAAATAACTCAGTAATTCTTGGAAGACCACCGGTAATATCACCAGCATGACCAGTTGCACG from Bacteroidales bacterium includes:
- a CDS encoding AMP-binding protein, which gives rise to MQENLLEYFEKSIQLNWDRKALSNYNGATFLYKDIAEKIARYHILFEKAGIKKGDKIALIGKNSIGWAVNYIATLGYGAVAVPILPDFTAKDIYNIVEHSDSKLLFISDFIWPNVKAEGFKSIEAIFSLESLDLLTDNTGNHQEILDNLDINFKTKFPNGLNVADFKLAEINNDELAMISYTSGTTGFSKGVMLTHNSLSANVRFARNNMPLEAGHNILSFLPLGHSYGLAFELLFPFSVGCHITFLTKVPSPQIIMKAFSEVKPNLILSVPLIIEKIFKNQVLPQISKPLMKVLLKIPILNNVIYKKILDKLTTVFGGNFKELVIGGAPFCQRGESFFKRIGFPFAIGYGMTECGPLVSYASWTEFRPGAVGKPVDTLEIRIDSTDPINEIGEIQMKGENVMIGYYKNEKATKESFTEDGWLKSGDLGHFDKDGFIYIKGRNKNMLLGASGQNIYPEEIESKLANLPYVMESLVVMRNKKLIALVYPNMEKAKTDKLSTEVLEKIIKGHKKEVNKHSPAYMQISDIEIQEKEFAKTPKQSIKRYLYQ
- the purB gene encoding adenylosuccinate lyase, yielding MVLSSLNAISPIDGRYRSQNENLSTYFSEKGLIRYRVRVEVEYFIALCEYPLPQLESVPKTKFDSLRRIYLQFSEEDAERIKEIEKLINHDVKAVEYFLKERFNSLGLSDYKEFIHFGLTSQDINNTAIPLSLKEGFQNVVLPELKLLVLEIKQRAKSWKKISMLARTHGQPASPTRLGKEIYVFVERLEAQLKMLDRIPFAAKFGGATGNFNAHIVAFPNINWRDFGNRFIKEKLGLYRLQTTTQIEHYDYMAAFFDNIKRINSILIDLNRDVWTYISMEYFKQKIKKGEVGSSAMPHKVNPIDFENSEGNLGMANAIFEHLSAKLPISRLQRDLTDSTVTRNLGVPLAHSLLAYKSLRKGVGKLILNEAKIAEDLENNWAVVAEAIQTILRRENYPNPYEALKALTRVSTKMNKKVIHEFIDKLDISEAVKKELKAITPSNYTGITSF
- a CDS encoding DUF3467 domain-containing protein, whose product is MADPVKENKVNIELSDEVAEGIYSNLAIITHSHAEFVVDFVKMMPGVPKAKVKSRIILTPEHAKRLYKALAENIKKFEAMNGPIKEPKGDGGIPFTMGGPTAQA
- a CDS encoding ABC transporter ATP-binding protein; this encodes MDKLYRFSKYVIPYKWNLVVSVIFMILTAIFSVSTLALIVPFLNLLFGQVDLVAEAVPWELNMESFLHNFNFIMSDIIVNQGKLNALFFVGLLVIITTIFKNIFVYSVKYFMLPVRTGVVRDMRNILFSKILSLPLGFFSEEKKGDVISRMSQDVQEVEASIIRSIEMLLRDPILIIVYLFALFSISINLTIFVIILLPVSGLIIGRIGKSLRATSLKGQKKLGLIISHLEETLVGLRIIKAFNAEKKINHQFKNTNNTYTRLLLRVFRRQQLASPVSEILGISVLVVVLWYGGKIALEGTGNITPSSLIAYLAIFSQIINPSKSITTAYFNLLKGLASVDRIDEILDAENKIYEKDNAIVKRDFDKSIEYKNVSFKYDKERVLKNVSLSIEKGKTIALVGRSGSGKSTFVDLLPRFIDVLDGEVIIDGVNVKDLNIKSLRQLMGIVSQQSILFNDTFFNNIAFGFDDAKEEDVIAAAKVANAHDFIMELPEGYQTNIGEGGSKLSGGQRQRISIARAVLKNPPILILDEATSALDTESEKLVQDAIIKLMENRTSIVIAHRLSTVKYADLIVVLNDGEIVEQGKHEELIAIKDGMYKKLHELQMY